CGAGTACTGTGTGCTGAAGATCATTTCGAGAGGAGAGGTTTATGCCTCTGACATGCTCGAAGAGTTGACTTCTGCGAAAATCATGGTAGTTGAAGGAACTTTGTACCCGCTGCTGACAAGACTGAGAAAAGCGGGACTTGTAGATTACAAATGGATTGAGTCCAAGTCTGGGCCACCCAGAAAGTACTACACCATTACGGAAGTGGGAACAGAATTTTTGAAGGGACTAGATAGCACCTGGAAGCAATTGGTAACTTCTACTAAGAAAATTTCTGCTCAGAGAACTTCATGATCAAACTATTATTGAATGCAATACAGCCTATCGATTAAATAACCATGGCAATGAAAAAAAATATTAGTATCAACATAAGCGGGATCATCTTTCATATAGAGGAAGACGGCTACTCTAGCCTGAAGTCCTATTTGGAATCGATCAACCGCTACTTTTCCAGCTACGAGGACAGCATAGAGATCATATCCGATATCGAAGGAAGGATTGCTGAGATCTTTCTTAGCAAATTGAGTGATGGCAAGCAGGTGATCACCCTGGAGGATGTAGAGTCTCTCATCCAGACCATGGGTACGGTCGCGGATTTTGATGCTGCTGAAAACGGAGAGGAAGAGGAGAAGGTGAAGGAGGAACCCAAAACCTCTAGCGATTCATCTGGATCTAAAAAGGAAAAAGCGCCACCTTCGGATGAAGAAGACATTGGAAAGAAACGTTTGTTCAGAGATGACAGACGCAAGGTACTGGGAGGGGTAGCCTCTGGTATGGCCTATTTCTTTTCGATAGACCCATTGTGGATTCGATTGGTTTTTGTAGCGCTATTGCTCAATGTTTTCAACTTTGGATTCAGTGGAGGGGTCTTTTTGGCTTATATCCTTCTTTGGATTGTAATCCCGGTTTCTAAAGATCTGGGAGATGAAGAAAGTGTGAAGCGACTATTTAGAGATCCTGAAAATCAAGTATTAGGAGGGATTTCATCCGGGATCGCCGCCTACTTCGGGATAGATGTGACCATCGTCCGTTTGCTTTTTGTGCTCTCAATATTTCTGGGTGGATCAGGTGTGATACTTTATATCATACTTTGGATGATAACACCAGTCGCCAAGACGATCACAGAAAAAATGCAGATGCAGGGCGAGCCAGTGACGCTATCCAATATCCAGCAGACTGTCAACAAGACTCTTAAGAATAAAGAGGGAGAGGAAAGCACCTTTGCTAAGATTCTGCTTTTCCCATTCCGAATCATATCAGAACTATTCCGAGTG
This is a stretch of genomic DNA from Reichenbachiella ulvae. It encodes these proteins:
- a CDS encoding PadR family transcriptional regulator; amino-acid sequence: MKIENTQVQMRKGILEYCVLKIISRGEVYASDMLEELTSAKIMVVEGTLYPLLTRLRKAGLVDYKWIESKSGPPRKYYTITEVGTEFLKGLDSTWKQLVTSTKKISAQRTS